A single window of Nicotiana tomentosiformis chromosome 1, ASM39032v3, whole genome shotgun sequence DNA harbors:
- the LOC138891595 gene encoding uncharacterized protein, producing the protein MERRCGCYCFRPYAIASDAVITGIASNGVITGIVSVCHKDASVLFDPGSTYSYVSSYFAHFLDLPREPLVSFVHVSTHVGDTIVVDCVYRSCVVTIGGLEIQVDLLLLSMAHFDVILGMDWLSPCHVVLDCHAKTVMLAMPGFLRVEWSGSVDCVPSMVILYLKSQRMVEKGFLSYLAFVIDVGAETPTIDSIPVVRDFSDVFPADPLGMPSDRDIDFGIDLVPGGACSAYADCIIEIERGEALHKFSKCEFWLSAIAFLGHVVSSEGIQVDLKKIEAVQS; encoded by the exons atggagcgcaggtgcggatgctattgcttcagaccatatgctattgcttcagatgctgtgattacaggtattgctTCAAATggtgtgattacaggtattgtctcagtttgtcataaagatgcctcggtattatttgaccctggttccacgtattcatatgtttcctcgtattttgcccattttctggatttgCCTCGTGAGCctttagtttcatttgttcatgtgtctactcatgtgggcgatactattgttgtggactgcgtatatcggtcatgtgtggtaactattgggggtctggagatcCAAGTAGACCTTTTGCTACTCAGTATGGCtcactttgatgtgatattgggtatggattggttatctccatgtcatgttgttctagattgtcacgctaagacggtgatgttggctatgccgggatttttgagggttgagtggagcggttctgtagattgtGTACCAAGTATGGTGATTTTATATTTGAAgtctcagcgtatggttgagaagggcttcctatcttatttggcatttgtgATAGATGTTGGTGcagagactcctaccattgattctattccggtggtacgtgatttttcggatgtatttcctgcagacccgCTGGGCATGCcgtctgacagggatattgactttggtattgatttggtgccgg gaggagcatgctcagcatatgcggattgtattatagagattgagAGAGGAGAAGCTTTACACAAGTTCtcgaagtgtgagttttggctcagtgcAATAGCATTcctgggacacgtggtgtccagtgagggtattcaggtggacctgaagaagatagaggcggtgcagagttaa